One window of the Alistipes sp. ZOR0009 genome contains the following:
- a CDS encoding DUF2023 family protein: protein MEVLGHHIYEYKKGLRSLVLHTMRAQDYQQAKEVLERKQIEHLIYWVNERKFNVFFGKRECIEVLKSFGKQNLNDFTDEEDFILGTMLGYDRIQQCQRLLKRKRLKAKAHEPLPIALGRAS from the coding sequence ATGGAAGTGCTAGGACATCACATCTACGAGTACAAGAAGGGCCTCCGCAGCTTGGTGCTGCACACCATGAGGGCGCAGGACTACCAGCAGGCCAAGGAGGTGCTGGAGCGCAAGCAGATTGAGCACCTGATATACTGGGTGAACGAGCGCAAGTTCAACGTCTTTTTTGGGAAGCGCGAGTGCATCGAGGTGCTCAAATCGTTCGGCAAGCAAAACCTCAACGACTTTACCGACGAGGAGGACTTCATTCTGGGCACCATGCTCGGGTACGACCGCATCCAGCAGTGCCAGCGGCTGCTTAAGCGCAAGCGCCTAAAGGCAAAAGCGCACGAGCCGCTGCCCATCGCCCTTGGCAGGGCCTCGTAG